The Mucilaginibacter mallensis genome has a segment encoding these proteins:
- the zwf gene encoding glucose-6-phosphate dehydrogenase, protein MDSTKNNPTVFIIFGGTGDLNARKLAPALYNLFLDNWLPKQFSIIGTGRTKLSDEDFRKKLLDDINQFSRSGKADKKKWDEFSKNLFYQVSDINDSETYKEFGKRVEAHNTEWKTKATVIYYMAVSPNFFPIIATNISKAGLAVDPETTRIVIEKPFGHDLETAKELNQLLAGIFNEKQIYRIDHYLGKETVQNIMAFRFANSILEPIWNRNYIEHVQISVTEQLGVEERGDYYDGAGALRDMIQNHLLQLLCLVAMETPVNFSADEVRNRKVDVLHAMRKFSPDDVRMSAVRGQYGKGWMEGKEVAGYREEPKVDKDSNTETFAAVKFFVDNWRWQGIPFYLRTGKRLHQTASVITIQFKDVPHKVFPTEAAESWQQNRLIISIQPEMSIRLQVQAKRPGLDMILNTVDMVFDYKGTYTAQAPEAYETLLLDTMLGDQTLFMRGDQVEAAWELIMPILSTWTNKKSLNFPNYSANSWGPESAEALIARDGFNWFSLPLASSKK, encoded by the coding sequence ATGGACTCAACTAAAAATAACCCTACCGTTTTTATCATATTCGGTGGTACAGGCGACCTGAATGCCCGTAAACTGGCACCGGCGCTTTATAACCTGTTTTTGGATAACTGGCTGCCAAAACAATTTTCAATCATCGGTACCGGCCGTACCAAATTATCTGATGAAGATTTCAGAAAGAAATTGCTGGATGATATCAACCAGTTTTCGCGCAGCGGTAAAGCCGACAAGAAAAAATGGGATGAGTTCTCTAAAAACCTTTTCTACCAGGTATCTGATATCAACGATTCAGAAACTTATAAAGAATTTGGTAAAAGGGTTGAGGCACATAACACCGAATGGAAAACTAAGGCTACCGTTATTTATTACATGGCGGTATCACCTAACTTCTTCCCTATCATAGCTACCAATATTTCAAAAGCCGGTTTAGCTGTTGATCCTGAAACAACAAGGATCGTAATAGAAAAACCTTTCGGCCATGACCTGGAAACAGCTAAGGAGCTTAACCAGCTTTTAGCAGGTATATTTAACGAAAAGCAGATCTACCGTATAGACCATTACTTAGGTAAGGAAACCGTACAAAATATTATGGCTTTCCGTTTCGCCAACTCTATACTCGAGCCGATCTGGAACCGTAATTATATTGAGCATGTGCAAATATCCGTAACAGAGCAATTAGGTGTTGAAGAACGCGGCGATTACTATGATGGTGCCGGTGCGTTACGCGATATGATCCAGAATCACTTACTGCAATTGCTTTGTTTAGTGGCTATGGAAACCCCGGTTAACTTTAGTGCTGATGAAGTACGCAACCGTAAGGTTGATGTATTGCATGCCATGCGTAAATTCTCACCTGATGATGTAAGAATGTCGGCAGTAAGAGGTCAGTATGGTAAAGGCTGGATGGAAGGCAAAGAAGTTGCCGGCTACCGAGAAGAGCCAAAAGTTGATAAAGATTCAAATACCGAAACATTTGCAGCCGTTAAATTTTTTGTAGATAACTGGAGATGGCAAGGTATCCCTTTCTACCTGCGTACAGGTAAAAGGCTGCACCAAACCGCATCGGTAATTACTATACAGTTTAAGGATGTGCCGCACAAGGTATTCCCTACTGAGGCCGCTGAAAGCTGGCAGCAAAACAGGCTCATCATCAGCATACAGCCTGAAATGAGCATTCGTTTGCAGGTACAGGCAAAACGCCCGGGACTGGATATGATACTGAATACCGTTGATATGGTGTTCGATTACAAAGGTACTTACACTGCCCAGGCACCTGAAGCTTATGAAACTCTATTGTTAGATACCATGCTTGGCGACCAAACGCTGTTTATGCGTGGCGACCAGGTTGAAGCCGCATGGGAACTGATAATGCCGATATTAAGCACATGGACCAACAAAAAGAGCCTTAACTTCCCTAATTATTCTGCCAACTCATGGGGCCCTGAAAGTGCCGAGGCGCTGATAGCCCGTGATGGCTTTAACTGGTTCTCATTACCGTTGGCCAGTAGTAAAAAATAG
- the gndA gene encoding NADP-dependent phosphogluconate dehydrogenase yields the protein MSETTDKYSFGMIGLGTMGRNLLLNMGDHGVKGAGFDKDASKGQLLEQESKHGNLKGFSDVKAFTESLSSPKAIMMLVPAGKIVDDVIAELLPLLDKGDILIDGGNSHFTDTNRRVEELEAKGFHFFGMGISGGEEGARRGPSMMPGGDKDAYNVMKPILESIAAKVDGAPCVTYIGPGASGHFVKMVHNGIEYGIMQLIAETYEILKTGLKLDNEAIRKVFLKWNEGRLKSFLLEITKDIFAYKAPGTDHLLLDDIKDEAKAKGTGKWTSQVAMDLQAPIPTIDTAVSMRDLSKYKETRLEAAKVYSKVAPALDVNTDEFLKDLEQAYYFSMVITYAQGMFMLANASKEYNYDLHLGEIAKIWRGGCIIRSEFLNDIYNAYNGNAKLSHLLLDAGVEKLVSAALPGARKVISSVIAAGIAAPSYAASLSYFDNFRTGRMPSNLTQAQRDYFGAHTYELIGKEGTFHTQWVPKSND from the coding sequence ATGAGCGAAACAACAGATAAATACAGTTTTGGCATGATCGGTCTTGGTACTATGGGCCGCAACCTGCTATTAAATATGGGTGATCATGGTGTTAAAGGCGCCGGTTTTGATAAGGATGCCTCAAAAGGCCAATTATTGGAGCAGGAAAGCAAACATGGTAACCTTAAAGGTTTTAGCGATGTTAAGGCATTTACTGAAAGCCTGAGCAGCCCAAAAGCTATTATGATGCTGGTACCCGCCGGTAAAATTGTTGACGATGTAATAGCCGAGCTTTTGCCTTTACTTGATAAAGGCGATATATTAATTGATGGCGGTAACTCGCATTTTACCGATACTAACCGCCGTGTTGAAGAGTTGGAAGCAAAAGGTTTTCATTTCTTCGGGATGGGTATATCAGGCGGTGAAGAAGGCGCACGCCGCGGCCCGAGCATGATGCCGGGTGGCGATAAAGATGCCTACAATGTAATGAAACCTATATTGGAATCCATAGCCGCTAAGGTTGATGGCGCTCCATGTGTTACTTACATTGGCCCTGGCGCATCAGGTCACTTTGTTAAAATGGTGCATAACGGTATTGAGTACGGTATTATGCAGTTAATTGCTGAAACCTATGAAATATTAAAAACAGGTTTAAAACTTGATAACGAAGCCATCCGCAAGGTATTCCTTAAATGGAATGAAGGCCGTTTGAAATCATTCCTGCTGGAAATAACCAAGGATATCTTCGCTTACAAAGCTCCCGGAACTGATCATTTATTGTTAGATGATATTAAGGATGAAGCGAAAGCTAAAGGTACCGGCAAATGGACCTCGCAAGTAGCAATGGACCTGCAGGCACCTATCCCTACTATAGATACAGCAGTATCCATGCGCGATCTTTCAAAATATAAAGAAACGCGTTTAGAAGCAGCCAAAGTTTATAGCAAAGTAGCTCCGGCACTTGATGTTAACACTGATGAGTTTTTAAAGGATTTGGAACAAGCCTACTACTTCAGCATGGTAATTACTTATGCGCAGGGTATGTTTATGCTGGCAAATGCATCAAAAGAATATAACTACGACCTGCATTTAGGCGAGATCGCTAAAATATGGCGCGGTGGCTGTATTATCCGTTCAGAGTTTTTGAACGATATATATAATGCCTACAACGGCAACGCAAAACTATCACACCTCTTATTAGATGCAGGCGTTGAAAAACTGGTTAGCGCTGCCTTGCCGGGTGCCCGTAAAGTAATATCAAGCGTTATTGCTGCCGGTATTGCAGCCCCATCATATGCAGCTTCATTAAGCTACTTTGATAACTTCCGCACCGGTCGTATGCCGTCAAACCTTACACAGGCACAACGCGACTATTTTGGCGCGCATACCTATGAACTGATAGGCAAAGAAGGAACTTTTCATACACAATGGGTTCCTAAAAGCAACGATTAA
- a CDS encoding HAD family hydrolase, with amino-acid sequence METLAVKFLFFDIGGILLTNGWGHESREEAAKKFGLDYAEVKELHTFIFNVYEASGVDLDEYLDTVVFNHPRDFTREDFKNFMFEQSKELPDMLAWLKEWRKNCGFRIIAINNEGKELNDYRIKKFKLHEVFDAFVSSCEVGIRKPDPAIFKLAMGIAMAQPQESVYFDDRKMFALAAKKLGMRAYQHTSFATTKKILEDLKKENLK; translated from the coding sequence TTGGAAACATTAGCCGTAAAATTCCTGTTTTTTGACATTGGCGGCATTTTGCTCACCAATGGCTGGGGACACGAATCCCGCGAGGAAGCAGCAAAAAAGTTCGGGCTTGATTATGCCGAGGTCAAAGAACTGCACACATTTATTTTTAATGTGTACGAAGCCAGCGGCGTTGACCTGGATGAGTACCTGGATACCGTAGTCTTTAATCATCCCCGCGATTTTACACGCGAGGATTTTAAGAACTTCATGTTTGAGCAATCGAAAGAATTGCCCGATATGCTGGCTTGGTTAAAGGAATGGCGGAAGAACTGTGGTTTCAGGATCATAGCTATCAATAATGAGGGCAAGGAGCTGAATGATTACCGTATCAAAAAATTCAAATTACACGAAGTATTTGATGCCTTTGTATCATCCTGCGAGGTAGGCATCCGCAAACCCGACCCGGCCATTTTTAAACTGGCTATGGGCATTGCTATGGCACAACCACAGGAGTCCGTGTATTTTGATGACCGGAAAATGTTTGCGTTAGCAGCCAAAAAACTAGGCATGCGCGCATACCAGCACACCAGCTTTGCAACCACAAAAAAAATACTGGAAGATTTAAAAAAAGAAAACCTCAAATAA
- the tal gene encoding transaldolase, producing MATNKVKQIHSFGQSIWLDFIDREIISSGKLKKLIDEEGIRGVTSNPAIFEKAITSSSDYDADITELAKTTESNEEIFFGLAVSDIQKATALFDGVYNEGVVGEDGYVSLEVSPFLALDTEKTAKQAVELWQKVDRKNVMIKIPGTKPGLEAIRQSIAKGININVTLLFGLPRYKEVTEAYISGLEDHLAAGHSISHISSVASFFLSRIDVLVDPLLDEKGLGDLKGEVAIASAKKAYEIYKKVFSGERWEKLAAKGAKPQRLLWASTSSKNPAFKDTKYVEALIGPDTVDTVPWETVIAFADHGIAANTLEQGLDKATETLERLKAAGIDIDALTQQLEDEGIEKFNKPFEKLLQAIEDQKNKK from the coding sequence ATGGCAACCAATAAAGTAAAACAAATACACAGCTTTGGCCAAAGCATCTGGCTGGATTTTATAGATCGCGAAATAATTTCATCAGGTAAATTAAAAAAACTGATTGACGAAGAAGGTATCAGGGGTGTAACCTCAAACCCGGCGATCTTTGAAAAAGCCATCACCAGCAGTTCTGATTATGATGCCGATATCACTGAACTGGCCAAAACTACCGAAAGCAACGAAGAAATATTCTTCGGCCTGGCTGTAAGCGACATTCAAAAAGCTACCGCTTTGTTTGATGGCGTTTATAACGAGGGTGTTGTAGGTGAAGATGGCTATGTAAGCTTAGAAGTATCTCCGTTTTTAGCTTTAGATACTGAGAAAACAGCAAAACAAGCTGTTGAACTTTGGCAAAAAGTTGACCGTAAAAACGTGATGATCAAAATCCCGGGTACAAAGCCAGGTTTAGAGGCCATCCGCCAGTCGATCGCTAAAGGCATCAACATTAACGTTACCCTGCTTTTTGGCTTGCCACGTTACAAGGAAGTTACTGAGGCTTATATTTCAGGTTTGGAAGATCATTTGGCAGCAGGCCACTCTATCAGCCATATCTCATCAGTAGCAAGTTTCTTCCTGAGCCGTATTGACGTTCTAGTTGATCCTTTGTTAGACGAAAAAGGCTTAGGCGATCTGAAAGGCGAAGTTGCTATCGCGTCAGCTAAAAAAGCTTATGAAATTTATAAAAAAGTATTCAGCGGTGAGCGTTGGGAAAAATTGGCTGCCAAAGGCGCGAAACCACAGCGTTTATTATGGGCAAGTACCAGCAGCAAAAACCCTGCATTTAAAGATACCAAATATGTTGAGGCCCTGATCGGTCCGGATACTGTTGATACCGTTCCATGGGAAACTGTTATAGCATTTGCTGATCATGGTATTGCTGCCAATACTTTAGAACAAGGTTTGGATAAAGCTACCGAGACATTGGAAAGACTAAAAGCAGCAGGTATTGATATTGATGCGCTTACCCAGCAATTAGAAGATGAAGGTATTGAGAAATTCAATAAACCTTTCGAAAAATTATTGCAAGCTATCGAAGATCAAAAAAACAAAAAATAA
- the rpiA gene encoding ribose 5-phosphate isomerase A: MNWQSDLLKNLAWSDTIINLEGKQKVADAIAAKVKDGDILGVGSGSTVYVALLAIAKRIKEEQLTIKAIPTSIEISLFCSKLGIPLTTLYENKPDWLFDGADEVDPKHSLIKGRGGAMFKEKLLISSSPVNYIIIDDSKQVKKLGTNFPVPIEVFPAALLHVEDELRKIGATSLLIRPAKGKDGPIITENGNMVLDAHFDDIDDDMEIKIKSITGVIESGLFINYNVDILMA, translated from the coding sequence ATGAACTGGCAAAGCGATCTTCTAAAAAATCTGGCTTGGTCTGATACCATTATCAACCTTGAAGGCAAACAAAAAGTTGCCGATGCAATAGCTGCAAAGGTTAAGGATGGCGATATATTAGGAGTGGGTTCGGGTTCAACAGTTTATGTGGCTTTATTAGCCATTGCAAAAAGGATAAAGGAAGAACAGCTGACTATAAAAGCTATCCCTACCTCTATTGAAATTTCGCTGTTTTGCAGTAAACTGGGCATACCTTTAACTACCTTGTACGAAAATAAACCCGACTGGCTGTTTGATGGTGCCGATGAAGTTGACCCTAAGCACAGTTTGATAAAGGGCAGAGGCGGGGCAATGTTCAAGGAAAAATTGCTGATCAGCTCCAGTCCTGTTAATTATATTATTATTGATGACAGTAAACAGGTAAAAAAATTAGGAACCAATTTCCCTGTACCGATAGAGGTTTTCCCGGCTGCTTTATTGCATGTGGAAGACGAACTAAGAAAAATAGGGGCAACTAGCTTGCTGATAAGGCCCGCAAAAGGTAAGGACGGCCCCATTATTACTGAAAACGGTAATATGGTGCTCGACGCTCATTTTGATGACATTGATGATGATATGGAGATCAAAATAAAATCAATAACAGGCGTAATTGAAAGCGGACTGTTTATAAATTATAACGTGGACATATTAATGGCATAA
- the tkt gene encoding transketolase, giving the protein MDTIAIPSIEELGINTVRILSADAVQKANSGHPGTAMALAPMGHVLWSKVLNYNPKNPHWANRDRFILSCGHACILQYSFLYLTGYDLTLNDIEDFRQLNSKTAGHPEYGLCPGVDVTTGPLGQGFANGVGFAIAQKHLAARYNKPNFDIFDYSVYAIVSDGDMMEGVTSEAASLAGHLELGNIIYLYDNNHISIEGSTDITFNEDVSARFRAYGWHVQDVTDVNDVHALELAITNARAEKQKPSLINVRSLIAYGSPNKSGTAGSHGAPLGADEIKLVKEFFGFDPDKSFNVPAEVLDFYHKAGEKGIAKEDKWNKLFADYKAQYPELAAEYETAVKGELPKGWADSLPTFKPTDPKMATRVASGKALNALADKIPYLIGGAADLAPSTETNLKNFDSFTSENRAGRNFHFGIREHAMGSALNGMALTAGVIPFGATFLMFSEYMRPPIRLASIMKISPIFVYTHDSIGLGEDGTTHQPVEQLASLRSIPRITVIRPADANETVQAWKVAVEHKGGPVVLVFTRQGLPILDQDKYGKATNLAKGAYVLSEASKNPDLILIATGSEVALIMEAQVKLEAEGISTRVVSMPSWELFEKQDAAYKESVFPKAYRKRLAVEMASPMGWHKYTTDEGDMLGMETFGESAPADDLYKHFGFTVDNVVKRAKALL; this is encoded by the coding sequence ATGGATACAATCGCAATCCCAAGCATCGAAGAACTTGGAATAAACACCGTTCGGATTTTATCAGCAGACGCTGTACAGAAAGCAAATTCAGGTCACCCTGGTACAGCCATGGCGCTTGCGCCAATGGGCCATGTACTTTGGTCAAAGGTTTTAAATTACAACCCTAAAAACCCGCATTGGGCTAACCGCGACAGGTTTATCCTTTCATGCGGCCACGCTTGTATTTTACAGTACAGTTTTTTATACCTAACCGGTTACGATCTGACCTTAAATGATATCGAAGATTTCCGCCAGTTAAACAGCAAAACTGCGGGCCACCCGGAATACGGCCTGTGCCCTGGTGTTGATGTTACTACCGGCCCGCTGGGTCAGGGCTTTGCAAATGGCGTAGGTTTCGCTATCGCACAAAAACACTTAGCAGCACGTTACAACAAACCGAACTTCGATATTTTTGATTATAGTGTATATGCTATAGTTAGTGATGGCGATATGATGGAAGGTGTAACTTCTGAAGCTGCTTCATTAGCAGGCCACCTGGAGTTAGGCAACATCATTTATTTGTACGATAACAATCACATCTCGATAGAAGGTTCTACAGACATTACCTTTAACGAAGATGTAAGCGCACGTTTCCGCGCATATGGCTGGCATGTACAGGATGTTACTGATGTTAACGATGTTCACGCTTTGGAACTGGCTATAACCAACGCCAGGGCCGAAAAACAAAAACCATCGTTAATAAACGTACGTTCATTGATTGCTTATGGCAGCCCTAACAAATCAGGCACTGCTGGTTCACATGGCGCGCCACTGGGAGCTGACGAGATTAAACTGGTTAAAGAATTCTTTGGCTTCGATCCTGATAAATCATTTAACGTACCTGCTGAAGTTTTAGATTTCTACCACAAAGCTGGCGAAAAAGGTATCGCTAAAGAAGATAAATGGAATAAACTATTTGCTGATTATAAAGCACAATACCCTGAACTGGCTGCGGAATACGAAACAGCAGTTAAAGGTGAGTTACCTAAAGGATGGGCAGATTCATTGCCAACTTTTAAGCCAACAGATCCTAAAATGGCAACACGTGTTGCATCAGGTAAAGCCTTAAATGCTCTTGCCGATAAAATACCTTATTTAATTGGTGGCGCAGCCGATTTAGCTCCGTCAACAGAAACCAACTTAAAGAATTTCGATTCATTTACATCTGAAAACAGAGCAGGCCGTAACTTCCACTTCGGTATCCGCGAGCATGCTATGGGTTCAGCATTAAATGGTATGGCTTTAACAGCAGGCGTTATTCCTTTCGGTGCAACATTCCTGATGTTCTCTGAATATATGCGCCCGCCGATCCGTTTGGCATCCATCATGAAGATCAGCCCGATATTTGTTTATACTCACGATAGTATTGGCTTAGGTGAAGATGGTACAACTCACCAGCCGGTTGAGCAATTAGCTTCATTACGTTCAATACCACGTATCACTGTTATACGCCCTGCTGATGCAAACGAAACTGTACAAGCATGGAAAGTAGCCGTTGAGCACAAAGGCGGCCCGGTTGTATTGGTATTCACCCGCCAGGGATTACCTATATTAGATCAGGATAAATATGGCAAAGCAACAAATCTTGCAAAAGGTGCTTACGTATTGTCTGAGGCCAGCAAAAACCCTGACCTGATATTAATAGCAACAGGTTCAGAAGTTGCTTTAATTATGGAAGCACAGGTTAAACTTGAGGCCGAAGGTATCTCAACCCGCGTGGTAAGCATGCCATCATGGGAATTATTTGAGAAACAGGATGCTGCTTACAAAGAGTCGGTATTCCCTAAAGCATACAGAAAACGTTTAGCTGTTGAAATGGCATCCCCAATGGGCTGGCATAAATACACTACCGACGAAGGCGATATGTTAGGAATGGAAACATTCGGTGAATCAGCTCCGGCAGATGACCTGTACAAACACTTCGGCTTTACAGTTGATAACGTAGTAAAAAGAGCGAAAGCATTATTATAA